Below is a genomic region from Procambarus clarkii isolate CNS0578487 chromosome 63, FALCON_Pclarkii_2.0, whole genome shotgun sequence.
CAACCTTTAGCACATACCGTGGTCCGTgggttaaggcgcgtctgggggtCACCAGGACGCTGGTTCAGTTCCCGACCTGCTCCTAGGACTGAGCCATCTTCACCTATCTTAACATCCCCCTCGATCCACACCTGTGTTCGTCCCTCCGACGACCGGCCTCTTCCAAACGTCATTACTTTGCCTTTGCGCGAATTTAAATCAAGTAGCCAGGCATTGGACCAACTCTCAACGTGCCCTCCACCACAAGATGGCCGACTGCTATAATTAACGTCAGTGTTAAAAATGATGTACCATCTACATCATGTAGATTTTTTATATAACTACTACACTGagctacctgttgttgttgtttaagatttgctacctggaacaaaaagttccaagcagcacgggctatggtgagcccgtagtactgAGCTACCAGAAGTCGCTCAAGGGATAGTCGATTCTGGCGATGATTTTCCAGTTGCAATAGTCACAGACTCTCCTGATGGCTCCGCAACAGACGGTAATCACTATTGAAACAAGTTTTTAAACTGTAATTAGTGGCTTCGTATGTACTATTATTGTAGTCTAGTAATAACTGATTTTACAGGCTCCTTTGGACATCTTATAATATACTGAAatagaaataagtttattgaggtaaaatacacacaaagggtgtggtaggtaggtagctcaagctattctcaccccatttataataatatatttgtattaATGCGATTCCAACAGCAAGCTTtgaaaaatatactaattacataAATTTGATTTAAAAGAAATGGGTGTGCGCGCGCCCCTGCCACTGACGACGACGCCTCGCCGGCCCGACGACACGACGCCTCGCCGGCCCGACGCCTCGCCGGCCCGACGACTCGACGCCTCGCCGGCCCGACGACTCGACGCCTCGCCGGCCCGACGACACGACGCCTTGCCGGCCCGACGACTCGACGCCTCGCCGGCCCGACGACACGATGCCTCGCCGGCCCGACGACTCGACGCCTCGCCGGCCCGACGACACGACGCCTCGCCGGCCCGACGACACGACGCCTCGCCGGCCCGACGACACGACGCCTCGCCGGCCCGACGACACGACGCCTCGCCGGCCCGACGACACGACGCCTCGCCGGCCCGACGACACGACGCCTCGCCGGCCCGACGACACGACGCCTCGCCGGCCCGACGACACGACGCCTCGCCGGCCCGACGACACGACGCCTCGCCGGCCCGACGACACGACGCCTCGCCGGCCCGACGACACGACGCCTCGCCGGCCCGACGACACGACGCCTCGCCGGCCCGACGACACGACGCCTCGCCGGCCCGACGACTCGACGCCTCGCCTGCCCCACGACACGACGCCTCGCCGGCCCGACGACACGACGCCTTGCCGGCCCGACGACACGACGCCTCGCCGGCCCGACGACACGACGCCTCGCCGGCCCGACGACACAACGCCTCGCCGGCCCGACGACTCGACGCCTCGCCGGCCCCACGACACGACGCCTCGCCGGCCCGACGACACGACGCCTTGCCGGCCCGACGACACGACGCCTCGCCGGCCCGACGACACGACGCAACAATTAAGCCACCTCTGTATGCAAGGCCTAAAAAGTCACTTGAGTTGCTATTTGTtttttcttattgtctcaaatagcGACCAGTCGAGACACTCGCCATTTGTCTCAAGAGATAAAATGTAATTCCTTGTTCAGACCATTCCAGGGCCTCGGAAATCAGAGCATTACTGATTGGGTGGGGCTtccagggtgtgggggggggggtgagaccaGGGCGGTCGACGCAGTACCCACAAACAGCAACATCACTCACACTACTACAGTTAACCATCGACTAACTTTCTCCCGATGGTTCCCAACATCACTAAACTGTTGTATACGAAAccccccgaacctaacctacccgaggacccaccaacagaaaacgggacatcacgtcaatttcgcgagccgctgccatgTACAGTACACCAGTTTTGGGTCCTAGGGAACTAATACGTCATAATGCGACGTACTATTCaagagaacgggttgaaataACCGCATAATACCACTTAAAATGATAACGGGCACTATAAATAATTTTATCTTCTGTGTATTGTCCATTATTTTAGTATCAGAGGTTCAACTGTTGATGTAAACAAGACAAGAGTGGCCGGGAATACCTGAGTGGAGTGTGGCTGGCTGATATGGGCCGGTAACCAACACCTTCCGTGATTTCGGGACTcaaagtccccgcggcccggtcctcgaccaggctggaGTGGTTCTGGGGCGCGGGTGGTAAGTTATTGTTGTTTAAAAGATTCAGcttctaggaacaaaaagttgcaagtagcacgggctatggtgag
It encodes:
- the LOC123769580 gene encoding LOW QUALITY PROTEIN: proteoglycan 4-like (The sequence of the model RefSeq protein was modified relative to this genomic sequence to represent the inferred CDS: inserted 2 bases in 1 codon) encodes the protein MGVRAPLPLTTTPRRPDDTTPRRPDXPRRPDDSTPRRPDDSTPRRPDDTTPCRPDDSTPRRPDDTMPRRPDDSTPRRPDDTTPRRPDDTTPRRPDDTTPRRPDDTTPRRPDDTTPRRPDDTTPRRPDDTTPRRPDDTTPRRPDDTTPRRPDDTTPRRPDDTTPRRPDDTTPRRPDDTTPRRPDDSTPRLPHDTTPRRPDDTTPCRPDDTTPRRPDDTTPRRPDDTTPRRPDDSTPRRPHDTTPRRPDDTTPCRPDDTTPRRPDDTTQQLSHLCMQGLKSHLSCYLFFLIVSNSDQSRHSPFVSRDKM